A single window of Metallosphaera hakonensis JCM 8857 = DSM 7519 DNA harbors:
- the rnz gene encoding ribonuclease Z, producing the protein MLKVFFIGTGGGAPSRRGLPAYMVRREGLSVLMDCGEGTQITMIKNSLNVTSVDVIAITHLHADHVLGLPSLIQTMGMYDRKEKLTILGPKGLEDLLKQTFERTYFRPNFPVEFASRFEGKDITVEPFETCHVVPSQGYLIEERESVNLDADRLRREGVTDWRIMRALKEGKQVSWEGRTLKPEDYLFRRPGLRVAYTGDTRPCDKVVKAVREVDLLLHDSTFEHGVDASEYGHSTSTEAATVAREAQVKRLALIHISSRYRDTSEMLKQARRVFPMSFIPEDLSFLNLRG; encoded by the coding sequence ATGTTAAAGGTTTTCTTCATAGGGACTGGAGGAGGAGCTCCATCCAGGAGGGGTCTTCCCGCCTACATGGTGAGGAGGGAGGGTCTTTCAGTCCTCATGGACTGCGGTGAGGGAACCCAGATAACCATGATCAAGAACTCCCTTAACGTGACCAGCGTGGACGTGATAGCCATAACCCATCTCCACGCGGATCACGTTCTCGGTCTCCCATCCCTCATTCAAACCATGGGGATGTACGATAGGAAGGAGAAATTGACCATCCTCGGACCAAAGGGTCTGGAGGACTTGCTTAAGCAAACCTTTGAGAGAACTTACTTCAGGCCCAACTTTCCCGTGGAGTTCGCCTCAAGGTTTGAAGGCAAGGACATCACCGTTGAACCCTTCGAAACCTGCCATGTGGTTCCGTCTCAGGGATATCTAATCGAGGAGAGGGAGTCGGTCAACTTGGACGCGGATAGGTTAAGGAGGGAGGGAGTAACTGATTGGAGGATCATGAGAGCCCTGAAGGAGGGGAAGCAGGTCTCCTGGGAGGGGAGGACGCTCAAACCTGAGGACTACCTATTTAGGAGGCCAGGACTCAGAGTCGCTTACACCGGGGATACCAGGCCGTGCGACAAAGTGGTGAAAGCCGTGAGGGAGGTTGACCTACTCCTCCACGACTCGACCTTTGAACATGGAGTCGACGCTTCAGAGTACGGACACTCCACCTCAACTGAAGCTGCAACCGTGGCGAGAGAGGCTCAAGTGAAGAGACTAGCGTTGATCCACATAAGCTCCAGGTACAGAGATACCAGCGAAATGTTGAAGCAAGCTAGAAGGGTGTTTCCCATGTCCTTCATCCCGGAGGACCTATCCTTTCTCAATCTTCGGGGATAG
- a CDS encoding ABC transporter permease, with the protein MNWIKLISLFSVLLLSIPVLYILVIGFLIRSPQAFSTYFLEGVELSLVSSMTAAVIDVLAFTPLAYYLSRGGDPITDALADVPASIPHPIVGVALVLLDGSYSPVGRFLQSLGINFFDTYQGLVAALVIVSAPIYIRGMRSFFDALPRSYERYALSLGAGTLRTFIYVVVPESLRGILLSALTSLSRALSEFGSIAIIAYYVLGGPFNNVSPASIQIYNFYGYYGPQVAISASAVMILVGLVLLIVIKTLSLKLK; encoded by the coding sequence TTGAACTGGATTAAGCTAATTTCGCTTTTTTCCGTTCTTCTGCTTTCCATCCCAGTCCTTTACATCCTCGTGATAGGTTTCCTGATTAGGTCACCCCAAGCTTTCTCGACTTACTTCCTCGAGGGAGTAGAGTTGTCCCTTGTCTCCTCGATGACCGCAGCCGTCATAGATGTCTTGGCCTTCACCCCGCTTGCTTATTACCTATCTAGGGGTGGGGATCCCATAACTGACGCGTTGGCCGACGTCCCGGCTTCCATTCCTCACCCCATTGTGGGAGTGGCTTTAGTCCTCTTGGACGGAAGCTACTCCCCTGTAGGAAGGTTCCTCCAGTCCCTGGGCATAAACTTCTTCGATACTTATCAAGGGTTGGTCGCAGCACTGGTTATAGTCTCTGCCCCAATTTACATCAGGGGGATGAGGTCCTTCTTTGATGCGTTGCCTAGGTCCTATGAGAGATATGCCCTCAGTCTCGGGGCGGGAACGCTGAGGACGTTCATCTACGTGGTCGTCCCCGAATCCTTGAGGGGGATACTCCTCTCAGCCTTAACTAGCTTATCCAGGGCCCTGAGCGAGTTCGGTTCCATAGCCATCATAGCCTATTACGTCCTTGGCGGGCCTTTCAATAACGTCTCACCGGCCTCAATTCAGATATACAATTTCTACGGCTATTATGGCCCTCAGGTAGCGATCTCAGCCTCAGCGGTTATGATATTGGTGGGCCTAGTACTTCTGATTGTTATAAAGACTCTAAGCTTGAAACTTAAGTAA
- the thpR gene encoding RNA 2',3'-cyclic phosphodiesterase, translating to MRLFIGIPVHEESWVKELLATVQGTGADIKLVEPQNVHITLAFLGEVWDDRVGLVKESLDELNFSPFKIGFKGLGAFPSVSRPRVVWVGITEGFNELKRIRSSLVKSLTSRRIRVEEEQFVPHLTLGRVKGPRGVLELAKLISEMADKEFGEEEVREVTLFRSTLTPKGPIYDPLHRKVA from the coding sequence GTGAGGCTATTCATAGGGATTCCAGTTCACGAAGAGTCCTGGGTCAAGGAGTTGCTGGCAACGGTCCAGGGGACAGGGGCCGACATAAAGCTTGTTGAACCCCAGAACGTACACATAACCCTTGCTTTCTTGGGGGAAGTTTGGGACGATAGGGTGGGGTTGGTGAAGGAGAGCCTGGACGAGCTAAACTTCTCCCCCTTCAAGATAGGGTTCAAGGGGCTCGGGGCTTTCCCCTCGGTGTCCAGACCTAGGGTCGTGTGGGTGGGGATAACCGAGGGATTCAATGAGCTAAAGAGAATTAGGTCCTCCTTGGTCAAGTCGTTAACCTCAAGGAGGATTAGGGTTGAGGAGGAGCAGTTCGTTCCCCACCTCACCCTGGGGAGAGTCAAGGGTCCCAGAGGAGTGCTGGAGTTGGCCAAGCTGATCAGTGAAATGGCAGACAAGGAGTTCGGGGAGGAAGAAGTTAGAGAGGTCACCCTTTTCAGGAGCACCCTCACCCCGAAGGGCCCCATATACGATCCTCTTCATAGAAAAGTAGCGTGA
- a CDS encoding RNA-binding domain-containing protein, with translation MTRIVVTAEVRPSEDEDKVKVAIAHFFTFKSVKYEEGRFRILVAESPTLASLTKLHRALREERILDAARKYLRRGMEGDRLTFMIHKQAASVGRLTFIDSENESPLGPITFTVFHRDLEAVVDWLAPRTSRGRPLWENPIPED, from the coding sequence TTGACCAGGATCGTGGTAACCGCTGAAGTGAGACCGTCGGAGGACGAGGACAAGGTAAAGGTGGCCATAGCCCACTTCTTCACGTTTAAGTCTGTGAAGTACGAGGAGGGAAGATTCAGGATCCTGGTGGCTGAGTCGCCTACCTTGGCCAGCTTAACCAAGTTACACAGGGCCTTGAGGGAGGAGAGGATACTTGACGCCGCCCGGAAGTACTTGAGGAGAGGGATGGAGGGGGACAGGCTGACGTTCATGATCCACAAGCAGGCAGCCTCAGTGGGTAGGTTGACTTTCATTGACAGTGAGAACGAATCTCCTCTAGGTCCCATTACCTTTACGGTGTTTCATAGGGACCTGGAGGCGGTGGTGGACTGGTTGGCCCCCAGAACTTCCAGGGGGAGACCGCTTTGGGAAAACCCTATCCCCGAAGATTGA
- a CDS encoding AAA family ATPase: protein MPGSGKSLLSSILKEKGYTVIVMSDSVRKRFEKDARHGERLMDYARRLREIYGEGIVARLSIEELKGREEKVAFDGVRNLAEVDEFSRLGKPLIIAVHASPATRYERLKRRMRADDSVREEDLRRRDMEEIALGIGGVIAMADVVVINDSTEEEFKRRAMEALGKLD from the coding sequence ATGCCCGGATCGGGCAAATCCTTGCTCTCATCGATCCTCAAGGAGAAGGGGTACACAGTGATAGTGATGAGTGACTCGGTTAGGAAGAGGTTCGAGAAAGACGCCAGACACGGGGAGAGGCTCATGGATTACGCCAGGAGGCTTAGGGAGATCTACGGGGAAGGGATAGTGGCGAGGCTCAGCATAGAGGAATTGAAGGGAAGAGAGGAGAAGGTGGCCTTCGACGGAGTGAGGAACTTGGCTGAGGTGGACGAGTTCTCTAGACTGGGGAAACCGTTGATAATTGCGGTTCACGCCTCGCCCGCAACCAGATACGAGAGGCTTAAGAGAAGGATGAGGGCAGACGATTCCGTCAGGGAGGAGGATCTGAGGAGGAGAGACATGGAAGAAATAGCCCTTGGAATAGGAGGGGTGATAGCGATGGCTGACGTGGTAGTGATTAACGACTCCACGGAGGAGGAGTTCAAGAGGAGAGCCATGGAGGCTCTGGGGAAGTTGGATTGA
- the cca gene encoding CCA tRNA nucleotidyltransferase, translated as MEVQKVLEEVLRRVKPSDGERERIRVAVNEVTSRLKGLEAEIHGSFAKDTWLSGDTDVDLFVFFPKALGKEYLSKEGLREILGRLEGMETRLAYAEHPYVIVRVDGIEIDVVPALRVESGDQAITAVDRTPFHTEYVREKLSDEGRDQVRLLKRFLKGIGVYGAEIKVLGFSGYVSELLVIGYGSFLEVLRSASDWKPPVKLVLEREGKEFESPLIIPDPVDPRRNAAAAVSLKSLATLSLASRYFLDRPSLDFFYPPPPGEQEVVGEVLVTQIKIEEPFVEDVLWGQLRKSVERIRTSLASSGFNVIDVGWCQDNDLKILVQLETSSVGDHYLGQGPPFYLRQSMGFLSSNERVWIGEDGRLYTIRRRKETDPNRIVAHSLSLKYKYSITQYQLKEAKDDCVRAFLRKRPLWLK; from the coding sequence ATGGAGGTCCAGAAAGTCCTGGAGGAGGTACTTCGAAGAGTCAAGCCAAGCGACGGGGAGAGGGAGAGGATAAGGGTAGCAGTAAACGAGGTGACTTCACGCCTCAAGGGGCTCGAAGCCGAGATTCACGGTTCCTTCGCTAAGGACACGTGGCTTAGCGGAGACACAGACGTTGACCTTTTCGTGTTCTTTCCAAAGGCCCTGGGGAAGGAGTATCTCTCCAAGGAGGGTTTAAGAGAGATCCTGGGAAGGCTAGAGGGAATGGAGACAAGGTTGGCCTACGCCGAGCACCCCTACGTCATTGTTAGGGTAGACGGGATAGAGATAGACGTTGTCCCGGCCCTGAGAGTAGAGAGCGGGGATCAGGCCATAACGGCCGTTGATAGAACACCCTTCCACACCGAGTACGTGAGGGAGAAGTTGAGCGATGAGGGAAGGGATCAGGTCAGGTTACTCAAGAGGTTCCTCAAGGGAATCGGAGTATACGGTGCAGAGATCAAGGTCCTAGGTTTCTCAGGCTACGTATCGGAACTACTGGTTATAGGCTACGGATCCTTCCTTGAAGTGTTGAGGTCCGCCTCGGATTGGAAACCCCCCGTTAAGCTGGTCCTGGAAAGGGAGGGGAAGGAGTTCGAGTCGCCGCTGATTATCCCAGATCCTGTTGATCCAAGGAGGAACGCAGCTGCCGCGGTCTCCCTGAAGTCCTTGGCCACCCTTTCCTTGGCATCGAGGTATTTCCTAGATCGGCCCTCACTTGACTTCTTCTATCCGCCACCTCCAGGAGAGCAAGAGGTAGTGGGAGAGGTCCTGGTGACCCAGATAAAAATTGAGGAGCCTTTCGTGGAGGACGTGCTGTGGGGCCAACTCAGGAAGTCAGTTGAAAGGATAAGAACGAGTTTAGCTTCCTCGGGGTTTAACGTAATAGACGTGGGTTGGTGCCAGGACAATGACCTGAAAATCCTGGTCCAACTGGAGACCAGTAGCGTGGGAGATCATTACCTGGGACAAGGGCCACCATTCTACCTTCGCCAATCCATGGGATTTCTGTCGTCTAACGAGAGGGTCTGGATCGGGGAAGACGGCAGGCTCTACACCATCAGGAGAAGAAAGGAGACCGATCCCAACAGGATAGTCGCGCATTCCCTTTCCCTCAAGTATAAGTACTCAATAACTCAATACCAACTAAAGGAGGCCAAAGACGATTGCGTGAGGGCTTTCCTGAGGAAGAGGCCCCTCTGGTTGAAATAG